The following coding sequences lie in one Ostrea edulis chromosome 8, xbOstEdul1.1, whole genome shotgun sequence genomic window:
- the LOC130049548 gene encoding uncharacterized protein LOC130049548, giving the protein MPEEMKRMDGSVIFVSCLLLSVFGSMVDVKSQLYETELDFDNKLSSNSLLYQNLIDSLITCSMMCFMRGSVCGCHSFNSLQKICRLHEYCCHSKTTINDVSWKYYKSHHDIKCPNEYTKMTNIGVGVCLKFVTTPTGYLNAAIFCQQIGGNLIRLDSHEKFDIFQQFINCNKNADEDFGVWVQAIRSTNHVWRFEDESEFSEVCPLALSGNNHETRLRFSTAQRSCSDTLERLEYRYVCEYV; this is encoded by the exons ATGCCAGAAGAAATGAAAAGAATGGACGGGTCCGTGATATTTGTTTCCTGCCTTCTGCTTAGCGTGTTTGGCTCGATGGTCGATGTTAAATCCCAACTTTACGAAACAGAACTGGATTTTGACAACAAATTGTCTTCTAACAGTCTCCTGTATCAAAACTTAATAGATTCCCTCATCACGTGTTCTATGATGTGCTTTATGCGCGGGAGCGTCTGTGGTTGTCACAGCTTCAATTCATTGCAGAAAATATGTCGTCTGCATGAGTATTGTTGCCACTCAAAGACGACCATTAATGACGTCAGTTGGAAATATTACAAATCCCACCATGATA TAAAATGTCCAAACGAATACACAAAGATGACGAACATAGGAGTGGGAGTTTGCCTTAAGTTTGTAACCACGCCCACCGGATATCTGAACGCCGCCATTTTTTGTCAACAAATAGGGGGCAATCTCATTCGTCTTGATTCTCACGAAAAGTTTGACATATTCCAGCAATTCATTAATT GTAACAAAAACGCCGATGAAGATTTTGGGGTGTGGGTACAGGCCATCAGAAGCACTAACCACGTGTGGAGATTTGAGGACGAATCGGAATTCAGTGAAGTGTGCCCCCTTGCGCTGTCCGGAAATAATCATGAGACACGTTTACGGTTTTCCACAGCACAGAGGTCATGTTCGGACACTTTAGAAAGGCTAGAGTATCGATATGTTTGTGAATATGTGTAA
- the LOC125661537 gene encoding uncharacterized protein LOC125661537 produces MTNVEEIKVQIHLNKQFLQATITKIDRLESRPAPGVEEPDTTLQLDVCFSLGKQENMQKLKDLLQSKNTCKTLKQRGRIASVLMQQTWKFSTWQKTGFALLVIEMGDEGEGQRKRNFKFKFKLNRMKVSLRMRPINE; encoded by the exons ATGACAAACGTGGAGGAAATAAAAGTGCAGATCCACCTAAATAAGCAGTTTCTGCAGGCCACAATCACAAAGATCGATAGACTTGAAAGCCGTCCTGCTCCTGGTGTAGAGGAGCCCGACACTACACTGCAGTTAGATGTATGTTTTTCTCTGGGAAAACAAGAAAATATGCAGAAGCTGAAGGACCTCTTGCAGAGTAAAAACACGTGTAAAACTTTG AAACAGCGAGGAAGAATCGCCTCTGTGTTAATGCAACAGACGTGGAAATTTTCAACGTGGCAAAAGACTGGTTTCGCTTTGCTAGTGATAGAGATGGGGGACGAAGGAGAAGGGCAGAGAAAAAGaaacttcaaattcaaattcaagcTGAACAGAATGAAAGTGAGCTTGAGGATGAgaccaataaatgaataa
- the LOC125661536 gene encoding tissue factor pathway inhibitor-like, whose protein sequence is MTFIMLGSYVWRILVVIIVCLVLANPLFVSQYYTSVEDLDDTIGDEALIKNCSSPSLTTCASRCHDACTCFAYNSKDNRCDLLEKCSGALPTRTENGWHYFRKTEDICRQPQNKGMCRALHKRWWYNHLTNHCEEFIYSGCQGNENNFKTEEECKQRC, encoded by the exons ATGACTTTCATTATGCTCGGTTCCTATGTTTGGCGAATCCTGGTAGTCATCATTGTATGTCTTGTCTTAGCAAATCCCCTCTTTGTATCCCAGTATTATACTTCTGTAGAAGACCTGGACGACACAATAGGCGATGAAGCATTAATCAAAAATTGTTCCAGTCCTTCTTTAACCACCTGTGCCTCAAGATGTCATGATGCGTGCACATGCTTTGCCTACAACAGCAAAGACAACAGATGTGATCTCCTTGAAAAGTGTTCTGGAGCCTTACCCACAAGAACCGAAAATGGATGGCACTACTTCCGTAAAACAGAAG ATATCTGTAGACAGCCACAAAATAAAGGGATGTGCAGGGCGTTGCATAAGAGATGGTGGTATAATCATCTAACCAATCATTGTGAAGAGTTCATCTATAGCGGTTGTCAAGGAAACGAAAACAACTTCAAAACAGAAGAAGAATGCAAACAACGCTGCTGA